A genomic window from Macaca mulatta isolate MMU2019108-1 chromosome 19, T2T-MMU8v2.0, whole genome shotgun sequence includes:
- the FBXO46 gene encoding F-box only protein 46, producing MDRGSLLPFQLWCPRPFGTYSQNQPRPPSAALKPSACPEPGGGAEPDHGPAHSENTPPALATEVPASQPAPLLSAAAAGDEGRVLLDTWYVIKPGNTKEKVAFFVAHQCGGGSRASSMKVKGHWGSDSSKAKRRRRCLDPTKAPPDPGGREGLAASEEGPASAGEDVDLLSVAEMVALVEQRAALALQSYPRPATPAPVVFVSAEQGGPAKGVGSERRSGGGDCSRVAEAVAHFEAQRDSPPTKGLRKEERPGPGPGEVRIAFRISNGREPRAPDSGLPTGGGGRPGCAYPGSPGPGARAKDKITCDLYQLISPSRDALPSNVEFLLARADEASEGESPAPARPEDTPPAPPPPPARDCGASGFHVDVVVTGVVDECIFFGKDGTKNVKEETVCLTVSPEEPPPPGQLFFLQNRGPDGPPEPPPADSPATAPGPDDVEGTADTSLCRLYRHVSHDFLEIRFKIQRLLEPRQYMLLLPEHVLVKIFSFLPTRALAALKCTCHHFKGIIEAFGVRATDSRWSRDPLYRDDPCKQCRKRYEKGDVSLCRWHPKPYHHDLPYGRSYWMCCRRADRETPGCRLGLHDNNWVLPCNGPGGGRAGREEGR from the coding sequence ATGGACCGCGGAAGCCTCCTGCCCTTCCAGCTATGGTGCCCCCGGCCGTTTGGCACCTACTCACAGAACCAGCCGCGCCCGCCTTCTGCGGCCCTCAAGCCATCAGCCTGCCCTGAGCCTGGCGGCGGGGCCGAGCCAGACCATGGGCCTGCCCACTCAGAGAACacaccacctgccttggccaccgAGGTCCCTGCCTCCCAGCCGGCTCCGCTCCTCTCAGCAGCAGCTGCTGGTGATGAGGGTCGAGTCCTCCTGGACACTTGGTATGTCATCAAGCCCGGGAATACAAAGGAGAAGGTGGCCTTCTTTGTGGCCCACCAGTGTGGTGGGGGCAGCCGGGCCAGCTCCATGAAGGTCAAGGGGCACTGGGGCAGTGATAGCTCCAAGGCCAAGCGGAGGAGGCGCTGTCTTGACCCCACCAAAGCTCCTCCTGACCCAGGGGGCCGGGAGGGCCTGGCTGCCTCTGAGGAGGGCCCTGCCTCAGCCGGTGAGGACGTGGACCTGCTCTCTGTGGCCGAGATGGTGGCCCTCGTGGAACAGCGGGCGGCCCTGGCCCTGCAGAGCTACCCACGACCGGCCACCCCAGCGCCTGTAGTTTTTGTGTCCGCGGAGCAGGGTGGACCGGCCAAGGGGGTGGGGTCTGAACGGCGGTCCGGTGGAGGGGACTGCAGCCGTGTAGCGGAGGCCGTGGCCCACTTTGAGGCGCAGAGAGACAGCCCTCCCACCAAGGGCCTCCGCAAGGAAGAGCGACCCGGGCCAGGCCCTGGGGAGGTGCGCATCGCCTTCCGCATCTCCAATGGCCGGGAGCCCCGTGCACCAGACAGCGGCCTGCCCACTGGGGGCGGGGGCAGGCCTGGTTGTGCCTACCCTGGCAGCCCAGGTCCTGGGGCCCGAGCCAAGGACAAGATCACATGTGACTTATACCAGCTCATCAGCCCCTCGCGGGATGCCCTCCCCAGCAACGTGGAGTTCCTGCTGGCCAGGGCGGATGAGGCCAGCGAGGGTGAGAGCCCGGCGCCCGCCAGGCCTGAGGACACTCCCCCGGCGCCCCCTCCGCCCCCTGCCCGGGACTGCGGAGCGTCAGGCTTCCACGTGGACGTGGTGGTGACGGGCGTGGTAGATGAGTGCATCTTCTTTGGCAAGGATGGCACCAAGAACGTGAAGGAGGAGACTGTGTGCCTGACGGTCAGCCCAGAGGAGCCGCCGCCTCCGGGCCAGCTCTTCTTTCTCCAGAACCGCGGGCCGGACGGGCCCCCGGAGCCACCCCCAGCAGACTCCccggccaccgcgcccggcccagacgaTGTCGAGGGCACGGCGGACACCTCCCTGTGTCGCCTGTACCGGCACGTGTCGCACGACTTCCTAGAGATCCGCTTCAAGATTCAGCGGCTGCTGGAGCCGCGACAGTACATGCTGCTGCTGCCAGAGCACGTGCTGGTCAAGATCTTCAGCTTCCTGCCCACGCGCGCGCTGGCCGCCCTCAAGTGCACCTGCCACCACTTCAAGGGCATCATCGAGGCATTCGGCGTACGGGCCACAGACTCGCGCTGGAGCCGAGACCCGCTCTACCGCGATGACCCGTGCAAGCAGTGCCGCAAGAGATACGAGAAGGGCGACGTGTCGCTCTGCCGCTGGCACCCCAAGCCCTACCACCATGACCTGCCTTACGGACGTTCCTACTGGATGTGCTGCCGCCGAGCCGACCGCGAGACGCCCGGCTGTCGCCTGGGCCTCCACGATAACAACTGGGTGCTGCCCTGCAATGGGCCGGGCGGAGGCCGGGCAGGCCGGGAGGAGGGGAGGTGA